One window of the Longimicrobium sp. genome contains the following:
- a CDS encoding VOC family protein, protein MRLGKLMIFVPDLGAAKRFYSDVLGFPLRAEAEDRLVFAHPECDLVAFRCDRPGTVGDYAREARSVFVFEVPSVDAAMRDLTAKGVEFLHWAPAENSMGRYAAFVDPFGIVHEVFEPRAV, encoded by the coding sequence ATGAGATTGGGGAAGTTGATGATCTTCGTGCCGGATCTCGGAGCGGCGAAGCGGTTCTACTCCGACGTGCTGGGATTTCCGCTCCGGGCGGAAGCCGAGGACCGGCTGGTCTTCGCGCACCCGGAGTGCGACCTCGTCGCCTTCCGGTGCGACCGGCCCGGCACGGTCGGCGACTATGCGAGGGAGGCCAGGTCGGTCTTCGTCTTCGAGGTGCCGTCCGTGGACGCGGCGATGCGGGACCTGACCGCGAAGGGAGTCGAGTTCCTGCACTGGGCGCCGGCGGAGAACTCGATGGGGCGCTACGCCGCGTTCGTCGACCCGTTCGGGATCGTGCACGAGGTCTTCGAGCCCAGGGCCGTGTAG
- a CDS encoding DNA translocase FtsK: protein MLFSLDDKQRRDLWGLSLLTLAVLIALSLLLGAFGERYPADNVVGPIGHWLRNALVGGLGVGAVAVPLLCGIWGLVAFEKLGTEPAVRWSALVAGLTLLLPAALAVLADPAPPAAGALGAGLARALTSVLGSVGSALVLFFLFAALCVATVGWNPLRSAVGGGRLAWGHARKVAAAVPVPPLKLPLRRGAPSAETEEEEDEGFYEGGDREDFDWLTGEPAAVPAGAVAALPEVDPEATVASPPAPVKTRRGRPVLAEQVDLLAEAGDPESTDLPATTLLTAAPARDEAKSRQELDKLGQVVIDKLATFKIDGQVVGMTTGPVVTQFEIEPAPGVKVARIASLDADLALALRAPSVRIVAPIPGKGAVGVEVPNPAPEMVFFREVIESPQFRGSKAQLPLALGKDIAGRPLVVDLAKMPHLLIAGATGSGKSVCVNTLITSLIFRHTPQTLRFLMVDPKMVELSMYNDLPHLRHPVVTDNNDAAAVLKWAVIEMERRYQLLSANGVRNIMDFNARLESGVPMRSPDPDGDEGDPDRWTYRGGRLPYIVVIIDELADLMMTVQGEVEKPLALLAQKARAIGIHLILATQRPSVNVITGLIKANFPSRIAFRVSSKVDSRTILDQNGADALLGNGDMLLLPPASNEPIRVQGAYLSTEETETLMTWYREQARLRREASEAAGAAAEERSEEDILEVVRAHEGAADELEAGDDPSDRDKLFREAAMLCIQHQGGSTSLLQRRLRIGYGRAARIIDQLHLAGVLGPPDGSKPREVLVDIIGLDQIAPED, encoded by the coding sequence ATGCTGTTCTCCCTCGACGACAAGCAGCGGCGCGACCTGTGGGGATTGAGCCTCCTCACGCTGGCGGTGCTCATCGCGCTGAGCCTGCTCCTGGGCGCGTTCGGCGAGCGCTACCCCGCCGACAACGTGGTGGGCCCCATCGGCCACTGGCTGCGCAACGCGCTGGTGGGCGGGCTGGGGGTGGGCGCGGTGGCGGTGCCGCTGCTCTGCGGCATCTGGGGGCTGGTGGCCTTCGAGAAGCTCGGCACCGAGCCGGCCGTGCGCTGGTCGGCGCTGGTCGCCGGGCTCACGCTCCTCCTCCCCGCCGCGCTCGCCGTCCTCGCCGACCCCGCGCCGCCGGCCGCCGGGGCGCTGGGCGCGGGGCTCGCCAGGGCGTTGACCTCCGTGCTCGGCAGCGTGGGCTCCGCGCTCGTCCTCTTCTTCCTCTTCGCCGCGCTGTGCGTGGCCACCGTGGGCTGGAACCCGCTGAGGAGCGCCGTCGGCGGCGGGCGGCTCGCCTGGGGGCACGCGCGCAAGGTGGCCGCGGCCGTCCCCGTGCCGCCGCTCAAGCTCCCCCTCCGCCGCGGCGCGCCGTCGGCCGAGACCGAGGAGGAGGAAGACGAGGGGTTCTACGAGGGCGGCGATCGGGAAGACTTCGACTGGCTGACCGGCGAGCCGGCGGCCGTCCCCGCCGGGGCCGTGGCCGCCCTGCCGGAGGTCGATCCCGAGGCCACCGTCGCCTCGCCGCCCGCGCCGGTGAAGACCAGGCGCGGCAGGCCGGTGCTGGCCGAGCAGGTGGACCTCCTGGCCGAGGCCGGCGACCCGGAGAGCACGGACCTCCCGGCGACCACGCTGCTGACCGCCGCGCCGGCGCGCGACGAGGCGAAGAGCCGCCAGGAGCTCGACAAGCTGGGCCAGGTGGTGATCGACAAGCTGGCCACCTTCAAGATCGACGGGCAGGTGGTGGGGATGACCACCGGGCCCGTGGTCACGCAGTTCGAGATCGAGCCCGCGCCGGGGGTGAAGGTGGCCCGCATCGCCAGCCTCGACGCCGACCTGGCGCTGGCGCTGCGCGCGCCGTCGGTGCGCATCGTGGCCCCGATCCCCGGCAAGGGCGCCGTGGGGGTCGAGGTGCCGAACCCCGCGCCCGAGATGGTCTTCTTCCGCGAGGTCATCGAGAGCCCGCAGTTCCGCGGCAGCAAGGCGCAGCTCCCCCTGGCGCTGGGGAAGGACATCGCCGGCCGCCCGCTGGTCGTCGACCTGGCCAAGATGCCGCACCTGCTGATCGCGGGCGCCACCGGCTCGGGGAAGTCGGTGTGCGTCAACACCCTGATCACCTCGCTGATCTTCCGCCACACGCCACAGACGCTCCGGTTCCTGATGGTGGACCCGAAGATGGTGGAGCTCAGCATGTACAACGACCTCCCCCACCTCAGGCACCCCGTCGTCACCGACAACAACGACGCCGCGGCGGTGCTCAAGTGGGCGGTGATCGAGATGGAGCGCCGCTACCAGCTGCTCTCCGCCAACGGGGTCCGCAACATCATGGACTTCAACGCGCGCCTGGAGAGCGGCGTCCCCATGCGCTCGCCCGACCCCGACGGCGACGAGGGCGACCCCGACCGCTGGACGTACCGGGGCGGGCGGCTGCCGTACATCGTGGTGATCATCGACGAGCTGGCCGACCTGATGATGACGGTGCAGGGCGAGGTGGAGAAGCCGCTGGCGCTGCTGGCGCAGAAGGCGCGCGCCATCGGCATCCACCTGATCCTGGCCACGCAGCGCCCCTCGGTGAACGTGATCACCGGCCTCATCAAGGCCAACTTCCCCAGCCGCATCGCCTTCCGCGTCTCGTCGAAGGTCGACTCGCGCACCATCCTGGACCAGAACGGCGCCGACGCGCTGCTGGGCAACGGCGACATGCTCCTGCTGCCGCCGGCCAGCAACGAGCCGATCCGGGTGCAGGGCGCCTACCTGTCGACGGAAGAGACCGAGACGCTGATGACGTGGTACCGCGAGCAGGCGCGCCTCCGCCGCGAGGCCTCCGAGGCCGCGGGCGCGGCGGCCGAGGAGCGGAGCGAGGAGGACATCCTGGAGGTGGTGCGCGCGCACGAGGGCGCGGCCGACGAGCTGGAGGCGGGCGACGACCCCAGCGACCGCGACAAGCTCTTCCGCGAGGCGGCGATGCTCTGCATCCAGCACCAGGGCGGGAGCACCTCGCTGCTGCAGCGGCGGCTGCGCATCGGCTACGGCCGCGCCGCGCGCATCATCGACCAGCTGCACCTGGCCGGCGTCCTGGGCCCGCCCGACGGCTCCAAGCCCCGCGAGGTGCTGGTGGATATCATCGGCTTGGACCAGATCGCGCCGGAAGACTGA
- a CDS encoding crotonase/enoyl-CoA hydratase family protein — translation MTVRVERDGPVTVVSIDRPEARNAVDRETAEALARAFREFDGDPAARVAVLRGEGGHFCAGADLKKFAAGQGNRVEPTGDGPMGPTRMRMSKPVIAALSGYAVGGGLELAVWCDLRVMEEDAVLGIFSRRWGVPMIDGGSVRLPRLIGLSRALDLILTGRPVGADEALAIGLVHRVVPPGRARAAAVELARQLAALPQAGLSVDRASAYDQLGRDWDEAMAGEFRRGSQVLPEAAEGARRFAGGAGRHGSFERPEP, via the coding sequence ATGACCGTTCGCGTGGAGAGGGACGGCCCCGTCACCGTCGTCTCGATCGACCGCCCCGAGGCGCGCAACGCGGTGGACCGCGAGACGGCGGAGGCGCTCGCGCGGGCGTTCCGCGAGTTCGACGGCGACCCGGCGGCGCGCGTGGCGGTGCTGCGCGGCGAGGGCGGCCACTTCTGCGCGGGGGCGGACCTGAAGAAGTTCGCCGCCGGCCAGGGAAACCGCGTGGAGCCGACGGGCGACGGGCCGATGGGGCCCACGCGCATGCGCATGTCCAAGCCCGTGATCGCCGCGCTCTCCGGGTACGCGGTGGGCGGCGGGCTGGAGCTGGCGGTCTGGTGCGACCTGCGGGTGATGGAGGAAGACGCCGTCCTGGGCATCTTCTCGCGCCGCTGGGGCGTGCCGATGATCGACGGCGGCAGCGTGCGGCTCCCGCGGCTGATCGGGCTGAGCCGCGCGCTCGACCTGATCCTGACGGGCCGCCCGGTCGGCGCGGACGAGGCGCTCGCCATCGGGCTGGTCCACCGCGTGGTCCCACCCGGCCGCGCGCGGGCCGCCGCCGTCGAGCTGGCGCGGCAGCTCGCCGCCCTGCCGCAGGCCGGCCTGAGCGTGGACCGGGCCTCGGCCTACGACCAGCTGGGCCGCGACTGGGACGAGGCGATGGCGGGCGAGTTCCGGCGCGGCAGCCAGGTCCTTCCCGAAGCCGCGGAAGGCGCCCGCCGCTTCGCCGGGGGCGCCGGCCGCCACGGCTCGTTCGAGAGGCCGGAGCCGTGA